From Arvicanthis niloticus isolate mArvNil1 chromosome 22, mArvNil1.pat.X, whole genome shotgun sequence, the proteins below share one genomic window:
- the Stat6 gene encoding signal transducer and activator of transcription 6: protein MSLWSLISKMSPEKLQRLYVDFPQHLRHLLADWLESQPWEFLVGSDAFCYNMASVLLSATVQRLQASAGEQGKGSNILQHISTLESIYQRDPLKLVATIRQILQGEKKAVIEEFRHLPGSFHRKQEELKFTTALGRLQHGVRETRLLRESLQQGTKTRQVSLQNLIDPPANGAVPSEDLATMLQGTVGDLEATQALVLKRIQIWKRQQQLAGNGTPFEESLAGLQERCESLVEIYSQLQQEIGAASGELEPKTRASLISRLDEVLRTLVTSSFLVEKQPPQVLKTQTKFQAGVRFLLGLQFLGTSAKPPLVRADMVTEKQARELSLPQGSGAGVESTGEIVNNTVPLENSVPGNCCSALFKNLLLKKIKRCERKGTESVTEEKCAVLFSTSFTLGPNKLLIQLQALSLPLVVIVHGNQDNNAKATILWDNAFSEMDRVPFVVAERVPWEKMCETLNLKFMAEVGTSRGLLPEHFLFLAQKIFNDNSLSMEAFQHRCVSWSQFNKEILLGRGFTFWQWFDGVLDLTKRCLRSYWSDRLIIGFISKQYVTSLLLNEPDGTFLLRFSDSEIGGITIAHVIRGQDGSSQIENIQPFSAKDLSIRSLGDRIRDLAQLKNLYPKKPKDEAFRSHYKPEQMGKDGRGYVSTTIKMTVERDQPLPTPEPQMPAMVPSYDLGMATDGSMQLNSDMVYPPQSHSIHSFQSLPLEEPMNVLPSFQEPHLQMPPNMSQISMPFDQPHPQGLLQCQSQEHAVSSPEPLLCSDVTMAEDSCLTQPVGGFPQGTWLSDDMYPPLMPPTEQDLTKLLLEGQGEAGGSLGNQPLLQPSPYGQSGISMSHLDLRTNPSW from the exons ATGTCTCTGTGGAGTCTAATTTCCAAGATGTCCCCAGAAAAACTGCAACGGCTCTATGTTGACTTTCCGCAACACCTGCGGCATCTCCTGGCTGACTGGCTGGAGAGCCAGCCCTG GGAGTTCCTGGTCGGTTCAGATGCTTTCTGTTACAACATGGCTAGCGTCCTACTTTCTGCCACTGTCCAGCGTCTTCAGGCCTCTGCAGGAGAGCAAGGGAAAGGAAGCAACATCTTGCAGCACATCAGCACCTTGGAG AGCATCTATCAGagggatcccctgaagctggtgGCCACCATCAGACAAATACTTCAAGGGGAGAAAAAAGCTGTTATAGAAGAG TTCCGCCACCTGCCAGGGTCCTTCCATCGGAAGCAGGAAGAACTGAAGTTTACTACAGCCCTTGGAAGACTTCAGCACGGAGTAAGGGAGACCCGACTTCTCCGAGAATCTCTGCAGCAAGGGACCAAGACTAGACAAG tGTCTCTGCAGAACTTGATAGACCCTCCTGCCAATGGCGCTGTTCCAAGTGAG GATCTGGCCACGATGCTGCAGGGGACTGTGGGGGACCTGGAGGCCACCCAGGCCCTGGTGCTGAAAAGGATTCAGATTTGGAAGCGGCAGCAGCAGCTGGCAGGGAATGGCACACCCTTTGAGGAGAGCCTAGCAGGGCTGCAGGAGAG GTGTGAAAGCCTGGTGGAAATTTATTCCCAGCTGCAGCAGGAGATTGGGGCAGCCAGTGGGGAGCTTGAGCCCAAGACTCGGGCATCACTGATAAGCCGTCTGGATGAAGTCCTTCGAACCCTTGTGACCAG CTCTTTCCTGGTAGAGAAACAGCCCCCCCAGGTTCTGAAGACACAGACTAAGTTCCAGGCTGGGGTTCGATTCCTGCTGGGTCTGCAGTTCCTAGGGACCTCTGCCAAACCTCCACTGGTCAGAGCTGATATGGTGACAGAGAAACAGGCCAGAGAATTAAGCCTGCCCCAGGGGTCTGGGGCTGGAGT GGAGAGCACAGGAGAGATCGTGAACAATACAGTGCCTCTGGAGAACAGTGTTCCTGGGAACTGCTGCTCCGCCCTGTTCAAGAACCTG CTCCTAAAGAAAATCAAGCGCTGTGAGCGGAAGGGCACAGAGTCTGTCACGGAAGAGAAGTGTGCTGTGCTCTTCTCTACGAGCTTCACGCTGGGCCCCAACAAACTCCTCATCCAGCTTCAG GCCCTGTCTCTGCCCTTGGTGGTCATTGTCCATGGCAACCAAGACAACAATGCCAAAGCTACCATCCTGTGGGACAATGCCTTCTCTGAGATG GACCGAGTGCCCTTTGTGGTAGCTGAGAGAGTGCCCTGGGAGAAAATGTGTGAAACTCTGAACCTTAAGTTTATGGCTGAGGTGGGGACCAGCCGGGGACTGCTACCAGAACACTTTCTGTTCCTGGCCCAGAAGATTTTCAATGACAACAGTCTCAGCATGGAGGCCTTTCAGCACCGCTGTGTGTCCTGGTCACAGTTCAACAAG GAGATCCTGTTGGGCCGTGGCTTCACTTTTTGGCAGTGGTTTGATGGTGTCCTGGACCTCACTAAACGCTGTCTCCGGAGCTACTGGTCAGATCG GCTGATCATTGGCTTTATTAGTAAGCAATATGTCACTAGCCTTCTCCTCAACGAGCCAGATGGAACCTTCCTCCTCCGCTTTAGCGACTCTGAGATTGGGGGCATCACCATTGCCCATGTCATCCGGGGTCAGGATG GCTCGTCACAGATAGAGAACATCCAGCCATTTTCTGCCAAAGACCTGTCCATTCGCTCACTGGGGGACCGAATCCGGGATCTTGCTCAGTTAAAAAACCTCTACCCCAAGAAACCCAAGGATGAAGCTTTCCGGAGCCACTATAAGC CTGAACAGATGGGGAAGGACGGGAGGGGTTATGTCTCTACTACTATCAAGATGACTGTGGAAAG GGACCAGCCCCTTCCTACTCCAGAGCCTCAGATGCCTGCCATGGTGCCCTCTTATGATCTTGGAATGGCCACCGATGGTTCCATGCAGCTCAACTCCGATATGGT gTATCCTCCACAGTCTCATTCCATCCACTCATTTCAGAGCCTCCCTCTAGAGGAGCCCATGAATGTACTGCCATCCTTTCAGGA gCCTCACCTGCAAATGCCCCCCAACATGAGCCAGATAAGCATGCCCTTTGACCAGCCTCACCCCCA GGGCCTGCTGCAGTGCCAGTCCCAAGAGCATGCTGTTTCCAGCCCTGAACCCTTGCTTTGCTCAGATGTGACCATGGCAGAGGACAGCTGCCTAACTCAGCCTGTGGGAGGTTTCCCCCAAGGCACCTG GCTCAGCGACGACATGTACCCTCCCCTGATGCCTCCCACTGAACAGGACCTTACCAAGCTTCTCCTGGAGGGCCaaggggaggcaggagggtcctTAGGAAACCAGCCCCTCCTGCAACCATCTCCTTATGGGCAATCTGGGATCTCAATGTCCCACCTGGACCTAAGGACCAACCCCAGTTGGTGA